The segment GCAGTGGGCGACCGAGCCGACCCCGCCGGACGGCGTCCCGCTGGTGTGTGACGCGTCCAGCGACATCTTCTGCCGGCCGATCGACGTGCGACGGTACGGGCTGATCTACGCGGGCGCCCAGAAGAACCTCGGCCCGGCGGGGGTCACGCTCGTCATCGTACGCAAGGATCTGGCCGAGCGCGCCCCCGAATCGCTGCCGACCTACTTGCAGTATCGCACGCACATCAAGGGCGGCAGCTGCTTCAACACGCCGCCGACGTTCGCGATCTACGTGGTCGGTGAAGTCCTCGGCTGGCTCGAGGACGCCGGCGGACTCGACGCGATCGCGGAGCGAAACCGGCAGAAAGCGGCCATGCTCTACGAGGTGCTCGACGACACGGAGTTCTTCCGCGGCACCGCGCGCCCGGATAGTCGCTCGCTGATGAACGTCACGTTCCGCGGACCGTCGGAGGAACTCGAGCAGCGGTTCGTCGCCGAGGCGCGCGCCGCGGGGCTGGCGGGGCTCAAGGGGCACCGCTCGGTCGGCGGCATGCGCGCGAGCATCTACAACGCCATGCCGGTCGAGGGCGTCGCCCGGCTCGCCGAGTTCATGCGCGACTTCGCGCGGCGAAACTGACGCGCGCGCCGGCCGCGCTCGCGTCACAGGCGGATCACGTACAGGATGTCGGCGGCGCCGGCCTCCTCGTCGCCCCAAAACGCCTCGACGACCACGTTGCGCCGCAACCGCCACTCGATCGTGACCTCGTTGAGGTTGGCGCTCGGGTCCGACCCGTCGCGGGTGCGGTAGCCGACGAGCACGCGCCCGCCGAACAGGAACTTGCCGACCTCCCAGCCGTCTGGATGGCGCCGGATCACGTCGATCGGCAACCGCAGCGTGTCGCGCACCGTGCCCGCGAGCACGCCGCCGACCGCGTTGGCGGCGCGCTGCTCGGGAGGCAGCGTCGAATTGTTGGCCTCGTCGGGGTCCTGGCCGAGGATGATCGACAGGATCTGGACGTCGTCGTATTCGGGGACGTCCGACGCGAACCGAAC is part of the Deltaproteobacteria bacterium genome and harbors:
- the serC gene encoding 3-phosphoserine/phosphohydroxythreonine transaminase encodes the protein MSDRIYNFSAGPAVLPESVLRSAQDAIWNLNGSGIGVLEHSHRGAEFSEVLQRTEARCRRLAQIPDDYAVLFLQGGASLQFCMVALNLLPEGGTADYINTGAWSKKAIAEANKRGAVHVAASSEDEQFTYIPSADAIRYSDAPAYVHFTSNNTIFGTQWATEPTPPDGVPLVCDASSDIFCRPIDVRRYGLIYAGAQKNLGPAGVTLVIVRKDLAERAPESLPTYLQYRTHIKGGSCFNTPPTFAIYVVGEVLGWLEDAGGLDAIAERNRQKAAMLYEVLDDTEFFRGTARPDSRSLMNVTFRGPSEELEQRFVAEARAAGLAGLKGHRSVGGMRASIYNAMPVEGVARLAEFMRDFARRN